One window of the Lacerta agilis isolate rLacAgi1 chromosome 17, rLacAgi1.pri, whole genome shotgun sequence genome contains the following:
- the ATG2A gene encoding autophagy-related protein 2 homolog A has protein sequence MSRWFFPWSSSIKKRACRYLLQHYLGHFLEERLGLEQLSLDLYAGAGKLSRIHLDVWSVNEFLESVGAPLEIVDGFIDSIAVTIPWSALVTENCTVEVSGLQITCRPKYRTAAPGSESQSWASCMTTSMQLAQECLKEQTEEPSDTPQPLEGLEMFAQTIETVLRRIEVTFLDTVIRVEHVPSGSQGSVALEMHIKRLDYCDEAVKEPGQAITVDIHQPPPFVHKILQLSGVLLYYEEFAGGAGAHMPSSPVPKGAADSSESQAEEAEEEEASPSSLLQIGSCSGYTEMRIKLKQNEAFPGPKLEVDGKMGSLHLLLAPQQILYLLDLLSSLNFSESSLLQEQLSKSRPLDSEDLKLIEQDLSQQLHSGLGAGPTRLEGMETCVGLENGEMFFSMAPMTSSVTSVRSASELSDIDLDSSMHSDAGTSRLQALPFTPGLMLSSPRRYGRSPFAATLPCLNKIPSKTSHPQPPSLENQRPEVLLRLTIGGLTLTLLHQTPEAPHLQLAQRFFSQLGGLKDSAFGGRDFQPLRQCFEGACPCSNVRLTGAAVQISCEHKAAGQLHMFSWDASFGLLEILECLWADDRTQAKPEYTELLVFATPSAFPYSQSPRPCARIQTKHSEKRPSSSKSRLAKVPAKQTVELVAELDDFCSEVDLATLDRLCSLLCRATTPSTPAWPPPEAHLADSPPAAKWQASVRLAAPKATLRLQFPIPDLRPWPERRPWAQKAVRQESLRLDLAGVELRAELGMAGVTQLEVSFSDLHGTYEGAEKLAVPCLRVGKAPNLSAKGTGKKYLLPKIALTLRPRASDIPWDLALAKPGEMELSTAESPCELKQPEPSPFSSKRTMYETEEMVIPGDPEEMAEFQSQTLEASQYALEVTFPTMHIFLPSKDFYESIYNRINNDLLMFESFSPPPTPSELLGGAGSTTAPFVGEAPADTRWQENFKMCKSAFKLDSDSEEEDSHFYSVDEAAQRKKGEQRSPFPQSCVSVVLSVGKGRVTALCDAKGEGGKKLEGSHGELVLDVESGSLFSVSRYKGREDLGYFCIEAEKVALYHKAVVEDYLMAEHLEISNFLPPEGLYPTIYASQEGPITWPLGSKKDGPLKMLSLAIQINLDLEKNIKEFLVTLRLEGATMRHRMALTHQSWYTQLIDFLDVLDDPILGFVPPTVITVLHTHLFSCAVDYRPLYLPIRVLITAETFTLSSNIIVDTSVFLLRFILDDSALYLSNKCDTEMGDLRRDYVCVVDVDLLELVITTFKGATTGKLTRPLFELRCSNNVVHVHTCADSCAALANLIQYVVNNGDLHPPPHHDSPTEIAGQKVQLSESPASLPSCPPAETAAINQQDLTDALIDTERSLQELAGEMGDSGLRRQPSPVSVYLFPGENGAMGKAGKTPAPPPAPVGEGLDLSPSEDSEGESEATDDFCILDAPGTGIPPRDGEPVVTKLLEGPVRIQEGHFSRPLGSTDLLKAPSRFPVPESRVMMREISVVWHLYGGRDFGLGRSASGHAHSPRTKPSLSSARSSPSRSSVTNRPQNTWRAQGGTSRIHDLLMEIQLTKVSFQHETYSSSSGSGSSTSEKPSMELEEQPVARQVFIVQELEIRDRLASSQINKFLYLYSSECMPRRAHSNMLTIKALHVCPESGLGGPECCLRVSLMPLRLNIDQDALFFLKDFFTSVAASINPVVPCEAGSEGRTESSGKEPEGAEGEMTASMETTASENSSLSNASSSSSDQPIYFREFRFTSEVPIWLDYQGKHVTVDQVGTFAGILIGLAQLNCSELKLKRLCCRHGLLGVEKVVSYALTEWLTDIRKNQLPGILGGVGPMHSVVQLFHGLRDLFWLPIEQYRKDGRIIRGLQRGAASFGTSTASAALELSNRLVQAIQATAETVYDILSPTAPPMTRTLLDKKHTRKLRRGQQPADLREGVAKAYDTVREGVIDTAQAICDVATRGHEQKGITGAVGGVLRQIPPTVVKPLIVASEATSNLLGGMRNQIKPDARKEESLKWRSEEAQD, from the exons TCCGTCAACGAGTTCCTGGAGTCCGTCGGAGCCCCCTTGGAGATCGTCGACGGCTTCATCGACAGCATCGCCGTCACCATCCCCTGGTCCGCCTTAGTCACAGAGAACTGCACCGTGGAAGTGAGCGGCCTGCAGATCACGTGCCGGCCGAAGTATCGTACTG ctGCCCCTGGCTCCGAGTCACAGAGCTGGGCATCATGCATGACCACCAGCATGCAGCTGGCACAGGAGTGCCTGAAGGAGCAGACCGAGGAGCCCTCGGACACCCCCCAGCCCCTGGAGGGGCTCGAGATGTTTGCCCAAACCATTGAAACCG TTCTGCGAAGGATTGAAGTCACCTTCTTGGACACTGTGATACGTGTGGAGCATGTGCCCAGTGGCTCACAGGGCAGCGTGGCCCTTGAGATGCACATCAAAAG attggaCTACTGTGACGAAGCTGTGAAAGAACCTGGGCAGGCAATCACCGTTGACATCCACCAGCCTCCACCATTTGTGCACAAGATCCTGCAGCTAAGCGGGGTCCTGCTTTACTATGAGGAGTTTGCGGGTGGCGCAGGCGCCCACATGCCGTCGTCCCCTGTCCCAAAG GGGGCTGCCGATTCTTCAGAGTCCCAGgcggaggaggcagaggaggaagaggcttcCCCCAGCTCTCTACTTCAGATTGGCAGCTGCTCTGGATACACGGAGATGAGGATCAAGCTGAAGCAGAATGAGGCCTTTCCTGGGCCCAAG CTGGAAGTGGATGGGAAGATGGGGTCGCTGCACCTCCTGCTTGCCCCCCAACAGATCTTGTACCTGCTGGATCTTCTGTCTTCCCTGAACTTCTCTG aatccagccTCTTGCAGGAGCAGCTGAGCAAGAGTCGCCCCCTTGACTCGGAGGACCTGAAGCTGATTGAGCAGGACCTCAGCCAACAGCTGCACTCAGGGCTGGGGGCTGGCCCCACCCGCCTGGAGGGGATGGAGACCTGCGTCGGGCTGGAGAACGGAG AGATGTTCTTCTCCATGGCTCCCATGACCAGCAGCGTGACCTCCGTGCGCTCAGCCAGCGAGCTCTCTGACATCGACCTGGACTCCTCCATGCACAGCGACGCTGGCACCAGCCGCCTACAGGCTCTGCCCTTCACGCCAGGG ctgatgtTGAGCAGTCCCAGGCGTTACGGACGGTCACCCTTTGCTGCCACCCTGCCGTGCCTCAACAAGATACCAA GCAAGACCAGCCACCCGCAACCCCCCTCTCTGGAGAACCAGCGCCCTGAGGTGTTGCTGCGGCTGACGATTGGAGGGCTCACTCTCACCCTGCTGCACCAGACCCCAGAGGCCCCACACCTCCAGCTGGCTCAGCGCTTCTTCTCCCAGCTCGGGGGCCTGAAGGACTCTGCCTTTGGGGGCCGGGATTTCCAGCCCCTGCGCCAGTGCTTTGAGGGGGCCTGTCCATGCAGCAACGTCAG GCTGACCGGGGCCGCCGTGCAGATCAGCTGCGAGCACAAGGCCGCTGGGCAGCTGCACATGTTCAGCTGGGATGCATCCTTTGGGCTCCTGGAGATCTTGGAGTGCCTGTGGGCGGACGACAGGACGCAAGCCAAGCCAGAGTACACTGAG CTGCTGGTTTTCGCCACCCCTAGTGCCTTTCCCTACAGCCAGTCGCCTCGCCCCTGTGCCCGTATACAAACCAAGCATTCGGAGAAGCGGCCTTCCTCCTCCAAG AGCCGCCTTGCCAAGGTCCCTGCCAAGCAGACGGTGGAGCTGGTGGCCGAGCTGGACGACTTCTGCTCAGAGGTGGACCTGGCAACGCTCGACCGCCTTTGCTCGCTGCTGTGCCGTGCCACGACACCCTCCACGCCTGCCTGGCCTCCTCCCGAGGCACACTTG GCAGATTCTCCCCCTGCTGCTAAGTGGCAGGCAAGTGTGCGACTGGCAGCGCCCAAGGCCACCCTGAGGCTGCAGTTCCCAATCCCGGACCTTCGTCCATGGCCCGAGAGGCGGCCCTGGGCCCAGAAGGCCGTGCGGCAGGAGAGCCTGCGCCTGGACCTGGCCGGTGTGGAGCTGCGGGCGGAGCTCGGGATGGCAGGCGTCACCCAGCTGGAAGTTTCCTTCAGTGACCTGCATG GCACATATGAAGGCGCCGAGAAGCTGGCTGTGCCGTGTTTGCGGGTCGGCAAAGCCCCCAACCTGTCTGCCAAAGGGACGGGGAAGAAGTACCTCCTCCCCAA AATCGCGCTGACTCTCCGCCCTCGGGCCAGCGACATTCCCTGGGACTTGGCCCTGGCGAAGCCCGGAGAGATGGAGCTGTCAACGGCTGAGAGTCCCTGCGAGCTGAAGCAGCCAGAGCCTTCACCCTTCTCCTCCAAGCGGACCATGTACGAGACGGAGGAG ATGGTGATCCCTGGAGATCCCGAGGAGATGGCGGAATTCCAGAGCCAGACGCTGGAGGCCTCCCAGTATGCCCTGGAGGTGACCTTCCCCACCATGCACATCTTCCTCCCCAGTAAGGACTTCTACGAGAGCATCTACAACAG GATCAATAATGATCTCCTGATGTTTGAGTCCttcagcccaccccccaccccctccgaGCTTCTGGGGGGCGCTGGGTCCACAACAGCCCCCTTTGTTGGAGAAGCACCCGCAGACACCCGCTGGCAGGAGAACTTCAAGATGTGCAAGTCGGCCTTTAAGCTGG attCAGACTCCGAAGAGGAGGATTCTCACTTCTACTCCGTGGATGAGGCAGCACAGCGGAAGAAGGGGGAACAGAGGAGCCCCTTTCCCCAGAGCTGTGTCTCTGTTGTGCTCTCTGTGGGAAAGGGGCGGGTCACAGCTCTGTGCGATGCCAAg GGCGAGGGGGGCAAGAAGCTGGAGGGATCTCACGGCGAGCTGGTCCTGGACGTGGAAAGCGGCAGTCTCTTCAGCGTCTCGCGGTACAAGGGCCGCGAGGACCTCGGCTACTTCTGCATTGAGGCAGAGAAAGTTGCACTTTATCACAAGG CTGTGGTGGAGGACTACCTCATGGCGGAGCATCTGGAAATCTCCAACTTTTTGCCCCCGGAGGGGCTCTACCCCACCATTTATGCCTCCCAGGAGGGCCCCatcacctggcccttggggagcAAGAAGGATGGGCCCCTGAAGATGCTCTCCCTGGCTATCCAGATCAACCTGGATTTGGAGAAGAACATCAAG GAGTTCCTGGTGACGCTGCGCCTCGAAGGGGCAACCATGCGGCATCGCATGGCCCTGACCCACCAGAGCTGGTACACGCAG TTGATTGACTTCCTGGATGTCCTGGATGACCCCATCCTGGGCTTTGTGCCCCCGACGGTCATCACAGTGCTGCACACCCACCTGTTCAGCTGTGCTGTGGATTACAG GCCTCTCTACTTGCCAATCCGGGTCCTCATCACAGCCGAGACCTTCACCCTCTCCAGCAACATCATTGTGGACACTTCCGTCTTCCTCCTCCG GTTCATTTTGGACGACTCGGCCCTTTACCTCTCAAACAAATGCGACACAGAGATGGGCGACCTGAGGAGAG ATTACGTTTGCGTTGTGGACGTGGACCTTCTAGAGCTGGTGATCACCACGTTTAAGGGAGCCACAACAGGGAAGCTG ACCCGCCCTCTGTTTGAGCTCCGCTGCTCCAACAACGTGGTCCATGTGCACACCTGCGCAGATTCCTGTGCGGCCCTCGCCAACCTCATCCAGTATGTGGTGAACAATGGGGACTTGCACCCGCCGCCCCACCATGACAGCCCCACAGAGATCGCCGGCCAGAAGGTGCAG TTGTCCGAGAGCCCAGCGTCACTGCCATCGTGCCCGCCTGCTGAGACCGCAGCCATCAACCAGCAAGACCTCACGGATGCCCTCATTGACACGGAGCGCAGCCTCCAGGAACTGGCCGGAGAGATGG GTGACTCTGGGCTCAGGCGGCAGCCGTCCCCGGTTTCTGTCTACCTGTTCCCCGGGGAGAATGGAGCCATGGGCAAAGCAGGAAAGACCCCGGCCCCACCACCTGCCCCTGTCGGGGAGGGGCTGGACCTCAGCCCTTCGGAGGACAGCGAGGGCGAGAGCGAAGCCACGGACGACTTCTGCATCCTGGACGCCCCAGGCACAGGAATCCCG CCCCGAGACGGGGAGCCGGTGGTAACGAAGCTCTTGGAAGGCCCCGTTCGCATCCAGGAGGGGCACTTCTCCCGCCCCCTGGGGAGCACAGACCTCCTGAAGGCCCCCTCGCGCTTCCCGGTCCCCGAGAGCCGGGTGATGATGCGGGAGATCTCGGTGGTCTGGCATCTGTATGGCGGGAGGGACTTTGGGCTGGGGCGCTCTGCCTCTGGCCACGCCCACTCACCCAG GACGAAGCCGTCTCTTTCCAGCGCCCGCTCGTCCCCGTCCCGCTCCTCTGTCACCAACCGGCCCCAGAACACCTGGCGGGCTCAGGGGGGCACCAGCCGCATCCACGACCTGTTGATGGAGATCCAGCTGACCAAG gtgAGTTTCCAGCATGAAACTTActccagcagcagcggcagcggcagcagcacttCTGAGAAACCCTCCATGGAGTTGGAGGAGCAGCCCGTGGCCAGACAGGTCTTCATTGTCCAGGAGCTGGAGATCCGAGACCGCCTGGCCTCCTCTCAGATCAACAAGTTCCTCTACCTGTACAGCAGCGAGTGCATGCCGCGCCGAGCCCACTCCAACATG CTCACCATCAAAGCCCTGCACGTCTGCCCTGAGTCTGGTCTGGGGGGTCCCGAGTGCTGCCTTCGTGTCTCCTTGATGCCACTCAGGCTCAACATTGACCAG GATGCCTTGTTCTTCCTCAAGGACTTCTTCACCAGTGTGGCTGCCAGCATCAACCCCGTCGTGCCCTGTGAGGCTGGCTCGGAAG GTCGCACAGAGTCCTCGGGGAAAGAGCCTGAGGGAGCGGAGGGGGAGATGACAGCCTCGATGGAGACCACGGCCAGCGAAAACAGCTCCTTGTCcaacgcctcctcctcctcctccgaccaGCCCATTTACTTCCG AGAGTTCCGGTTCACGTCCGaagtgcccatctggctggactaCCAGGGAAAGCATGTGACCGTGGACCAAGTG GGCACCTTTGCCGGCATCCTGATCGGCCTGGCGCAGCTCAACTGCTCTGAGCTCAAACTCAAGAGGCTCTGCTGTCGACACGG GCTACTGGGCGTGGAGAAGGTGGTGAGCTACGCCCTGACCGAGTGGCTGACGGACATCCGCAAGAACCAGCTGCCAGGCATCCTGGGAGGCGTGGGGCCTATGCACTCCGTGGTGCAGCTCT tCCACGGCCTCCGTGACCTCTTCTGGCTGCCCATCGAGCAGTACCGCAAGGACGGGCGGATCATCCGGGGCCTGCAGCGTGGGGCAGCCTCCTTCGGCACTTCGACCGCTTCGGCGGCCCTCGAGCTCAGCAACCGCCTGGTGCAGGCCATCCAG